A window from Sphingopyxis alaskensis RB2256 encodes these proteins:
- a CDS encoding 2-oxoacid:ferredoxin oxidoreductase subunit beta has product MNEMTTIARTTTLKDWETDQEVRWCPGCGDYAILKAVQRTMPEIGTAPENTVFVSGIGCSSRFPYYMETYGFHTIHGRAPAFATGLKLANPQLDIWIVTGDGDGLSIGGNHTMHLIRRNLDCQIMLFNNEIYGLTKGQYSPTSRVGTTSPSTPYGSVDRPAQPAAFALGAGARFVARGFDVSKELPNVLKAAHAHKGAAFIEIFQNCIVYNKDVFEDFAAPKGAEDRQLWLKHGEPMLYAKGTKGIALDAEALHLKTVEVVDGDWQAAGVIVHDVTNRSVAHMLVEMRFGEFPMALGVLYDDPRPTFEADVWRQNAAAAEGKTADLQSLLKKGQTWTVTEKGSEL; this is encoded by the coding sequence GTGAACGAGATGACGACCATCGCGCGGACGACGACGCTAAAGGATTGGGAAACCGATCAGGAAGTCCGCTGGTGCCCCGGTTGCGGCGACTATGCGATCCTGAAGGCGGTGCAGCGCACGATGCCCGAAATCGGCACCGCGCCCGAGAACACCGTGTTCGTCAGCGGCATCGGCTGCTCGTCGCGCTTCCCCTATTATATGGAAACCTATGGCTTTCACACGATCCACGGTCGCGCGCCGGCGTTTGCGACGGGGCTGAAGCTCGCCAATCCGCAGCTCGACATCTGGATCGTCACCGGCGACGGCGACGGACTGTCGATCGGCGGCAACCACACGATGCACCTCATTCGCCGCAATCTCGATTGCCAGATCATGCTGTTCAACAACGAGATTTATGGCCTCACCAAGGGGCAATATTCGCCGACCAGTCGCGTCGGCACGACCAGTCCCTCGACCCCCTATGGATCGGTCGATCGTCCGGCGCAGCCCGCGGCCTTTGCGCTCGGTGCGGGCGCGCGGTTCGTCGCGCGCGGCTTCGACGTATCGAAGGAATTGCCGAACGTGCTGAAGGCGGCGCATGCCCACAAGGGCGCCGCCTTTATCGAGATTTTTCAGAACTGTATCGTCTATAACAAAGACGTGTTCGAGGATTTTGCCGCTCCCAAGGGCGCCGAGGACCGCCAGCTCTGGCTCAAGCATGGCGAACCGATGCTCTATGCCAAGGGCACCAAGGGCATCGCGCTCGACGCCGAGGCGCTGCACCTCAAGACCGTCGAGGTCGTCGACGGCGACTGGCAGGCCGCGGGGGTGATCGTTCACGACGTCACCAATCGCAGCGTCGCCCACATGCTCGTCGAGATGCGCTTCGGCGAGTTTCCGATGGCGCTGGGCGTCCTCTACGACGACCCGCGGCCGACCTTCGAGGCCGATGTCTGGCGCCAGAATGCCGCCGCAGCCGAAGGCAAAACCGCCGACCTGCAAAGCCTGCTCAAGAAGGGACAAACCTGGACAGTGACCGAAAAGGGCTCCGAGCTCTGA
- a CDS encoding 2-oxoacid:acceptor oxidoreductase subunit alpha, whose amino-acid sequence MATAVEDRAGEKRQSPLSDAVVVRFAGDSGDGMQLTGGQFTLSSALAGNDFATFPDFPAEIRAPQGTLFGVSAFQINFGSSAIDTAGDAPDVLVAMNPAALKTNVPALKPGGLIIADEGEFNDRNLAKAKYDANPLDDGSLAKWQLLKLNISQLTLDAVKPFGLGNKEALRCKNMWTLGLALWMFDRDRQPLIDWLNAKFAKAPDLAAANVAALNAGHAYGETAELAGPLKQHHVDPAPAEPGLYRTLTGAEGIALGLVAGAQLARLPMFFGGYPITPASAILHHLSRLKEYDVTTFQAEDEIAAICSAIGASYGGALGVTSSSGPGIALKGEAMGLAIMTELPLVIVNSQRGGPSTGLPTKTEQSDLYQAVYGRNGDAPMPVIAARSPGDAFECAIEACRIAVQYMTPVMLLTDGYIANAAEPWKVPDLTTYEAFPVEFLTEVPEGGFKPYGRDDKLARPWVRPGTPGLLHRIGGIEKEVDTGHINYAPANHQAMTDIRKAKIDGIKVPDQIVELGAEGGKLAVVGWGSTFGPIHQAVRRKRAEGCDVSHVHIRHIWPLPANLGALLKSYDKVIVPEMNTGQLKTVLRDQYLVDARPVNKVSGQPFTIAEIEAAIEEALK is encoded by the coding sequence ATGGCGACAGCGGTAGAGGACCGGGCCGGCGAGAAGCGGCAGTCCCCCCTTTCGGATGCAGTGGTGGTTCGATTTGCCGGCGACAGCGGCGACGGGATGCAGTTGACCGGCGGTCAGTTCACTTTGTCCTCTGCGCTGGCGGGCAATGATTTTGCGACCTTCCCCGACTTTCCCGCCGAAATCCGCGCACCGCAGGGCACATTGTTCGGCGTGTCGGCGTTCCAGATCAATTTCGGTTCGTCGGCGATCGACACCGCGGGCGACGCGCCCGACGTGCTCGTCGCGATGAACCCGGCGGCGCTCAAGACCAATGTTCCGGCGCTCAAGCCCGGCGGCCTGATCATCGCCGACGAAGGCGAGTTCAACGACCGCAACCTCGCCAAGGCGAAATATGACGCGAACCCGCTCGACGACGGCAGTCTCGCGAAATGGCAGCTCCTGAAGCTCAACATCAGCCAGTTGACGCTGGATGCGGTGAAGCCCTTCGGGCTCGGCAACAAGGAAGCACTGCGCTGCAAGAATATGTGGACGCTGGGGCTCGCGCTCTGGATGTTCGACCGCGACCGCCAGCCGCTGATCGACTGGCTGAATGCCAAGTTCGCGAAGGCGCCCGATCTCGCGGCGGCGAATGTCGCGGCGCTCAATGCGGGTCACGCCTATGGCGAGACCGCCGAGCTGGCAGGCCCGCTCAAACAGCATCATGTCGATCCGGCGCCTGCCGAGCCCGGCCTTTATCGAACGCTGACCGGCGCCGAAGGCATTGCGCTTGGACTCGTTGCTGGCGCGCAGCTCGCCAGGCTGCCGATGTTCTTCGGCGGTTATCCGATCACCCCCGCGTCGGCGATCCTGCACCATCTGTCGCGGCTGAAGGAATATGACGTCACGACCTTTCAGGCAGAGGACGAGATTGCCGCCATCTGTTCGGCGATCGGTGCAAGCTATGGCGGCGCGCTGGGTGTCACCAGTTCATCGGGGCCGGGCATCGCGCTGAAGGGCGAGGCGATGGGGCTCGCGATCATGACCGAGCTGCCGCTCGTCATCGTCAATTCGCAGCGCGGCGGTCCTTCGACGGGCCTGCCGACCAAGACCGAGCAGTCGGACCTGTATCAGGCGGTCTATGGCCGCAACGGCGATGCGCCGATGCCGGTGATCGCCGCGCGCTCGCCCGGCGATGCGTTCGAATGCGCGATCGAGGCGTGCCGCATCGCGGTGCAATATATGACCCCGGTGATGCTGCTCACCGACGGCTATATCGCCAACGCCGCCGAGCCCTGGAAGGTGCCCGACCTCACGACTTACGAAGCGTTCCCGGTCGAGTTCCTGACCGAAGTGCCCGAAGGCGGGTTCAAACCCTATGGTCGCGACGACAAGCTCGCGCGGCCGTGGGTCAGGCCCGGCACTCCCGGCCTGCTCCACCGCATCGGCGGAATCGAAAAGGAAGTCGACACCGGCCACATCAACTATGCGCCCGCCAACCATCAGGCGATGACCGACATCCGCAAGGCAAAGATCGACGGCATCAAGGTGCCCGACCAGATCGTCGAACTGGGCGCCGAGGGCGGCAAGCTCGCGGTTGTCGGCTGGGGATCGACCTTTGGCCCGATCCATCAGGCGGTGCGGCGCAAGCGCGCCGAGGGCTGCGATGTCAGCCACGTCCATATCCGCCACATCTGGCCGCTGCCCGCCAATCTGGGCGCGCTTTTGAAAAGCTATGACAAGGTGATCGTACCCGAAATGAACACCGGCCAGCTGAAGACGGTGCTGCGCGATCAGTATCTGGTCGACGCGAGGCCCGTGAACAAGGTGTCGGGCCAGCCCTTCACCATCGCCGAAATCGAAGCCGCCATCGAGGAGGCACTCAAGTGA
- a CDS encoding alpha/beta hydrolase, which yields MTDGTPHYTRPDVAAFLAFLNMQEGPKMEEMPPEGAREMFRAMGQIADVPRGEIAHVEDRTIPGPAGALPIRIYDNRPDREPGPVMVFYHGGGWVIGDLDTHDPYCAEAARQLDMPVIAVDYRLAPEHPFPAAPEDCEAATRWVADNVPCTGLVLSGESAGGNLTIATALTLRDKPASKPVIAIHPIYPAVTTRDDWQSYRDFGEGHLLTKGGMAWFGNHYAADPGDYRASPLDFPAEGLPPTLLVTAGLDPLRDQGRAYAAKLIEAGVPTSFREAKGNIHGYINLAQGIPSAKDDIRGALTILKAIVADANAAA from the coding sequence ATGACCGACGGCACCCCCCATTATACGCGCCCCGATGTGGCGGCTTTTCTGGCCTTTCTGAATATGCAGGAAGGCCCGAAGATGGAGGAGATGCCGCCAGAGGGCGCGCGGGAGATGTTCCGGGCGATGGGCCAGATCGCCGATGTTCCGCGCGGCGAGATAGCCCATGTCGAGGATCGCACCATCCCCGGACCCGCAGGCGCGCTTCCGATCCGGATCTACGATAATCGCCCCGATCGCGAGCCCGGCCCGGTGATGGTCTTCTATCACGGTGGCGGCTGGGTGATCGGCGATCTCGACACGCACGATCCCTATTGCGCCGAGGCGGCGCGGCAGCTCGACATGCCCGTGATCGCCGTCGATTACCGCCTCGCCCCCGAACATCCCTTTCCCGCGGCGCCCGAAGATTGCGAAGCGGCAACGCGCTGGGTCGCCGACAATGTCCCCTGTACCGGTCTCGTGCTTTCGGGCGAGAGCGCGGGCGGCAATCTGACGATCGCGACCGCGCTGACGTTGCGCGACAAGCCGGCGTCGAAACCGGTCATCGCCATCCATCCCATCTATCCCGCCGTGACGACGCGCGACGACTGGCAAAGCTATCGTGATTTCGGCGAGGGCCATTTGCTCACCAAAGGCGGCATGGCCTGGTTCGGCAATCATTATGCCGCGGATCCCGGAGACTATCGGGCTTCGCCGCTCGATTTCCCGGCGGAAGGCCTGCCGCCGACGCTGCTGGTCACCGCGGGGCTCGACCCGCTGCGCGACCAGGGCCGCGCCTATGCCGCGAAGCTGATCGAGGCGGGCGTGCCGACCAGCTTTCGCGAGGCAAAGGGCAATATCCACGGCTATATAAACCTGGCGCAAGGCATCCCCAGCGCAAAGGACGATATTCGCGGCGCCCTCACCATATTGAAAGCAATCGTCGCCGACGCTAACGCCGCGGCATGA
- a CDS encoding RNA pyrophosphohydrolase, with product MIDHDKLPYRPCAGVMLANRDGRVFVGQRLDTSSEAWQMPQGGIDEGEDAEKAAIRELGEETGIHGGLVDIIARSREEYFYDLPDHLIGKMWGGKYRGQRQHWFLMRFMGEDSDIDIHTRHQEFRAWRWVDLGEIEKLIVPFKRALYRGLIEEFGPLV from the coding sequence ATGATCGACCACGACAAGCTTCCCTATCGCCCCTGCGCGGGCGTCATGCTCGCCAACCGCGACGGCCGCGTCTTCGTCGGCCAGCGGCTCGATACGTCGAGCGAGGCATGGCAGATGCCGCAGGGCGGCATCGACGAGGGGGAGGATGCCGAAAAGGCCGCGATCCGCGAACTTGGCGAGGAAACCGGCATCCACGGCGGGCTGGTCGACATCATCGCGCGCAGCCGCGAGGAGTATTTCTATGACCTGCCCGACCATCTGATCGGCAAGATGTGGGGCGGCAAATATCGCGGCCAGCGCCAGCACTGGTTCCTGATGCGCTTCATGGGCGAGGACAGCGACATCGACATCCACACCAGGCATCAGGAGTTTCGTGCGTGGCGCTGGGTCGATCTCGGCGAGATCGAGAAACTGATCGTCCCGTTCAAACGCGCGCTCTACCGCGGGCTGATCGAGGAGTTCGGTCCGCTGGTCTGA
- a CDS encoding uracil-DNA glycosylase: MEIDSPLPGTEPPRDCSRCPRLVALRQECQAEHPDWWNAPVPAFGDPDAWLALAGLAPGKHGANRTGRPFTGDYAGDLLFRALAAFGLSRGDYDARIDDGLTLDGAIIVNSVKCLPPQNKPAPAEIANCRPFFERQLAALPKVRVIVALGRIAHVAVLRATGARLAAHPFAHGAVHALPDGRHLVDSYHCSRYNTNTGRLTPEMFADVFRTALALHEEGV; this comes from the coding sequence ATGGAAATTGATAGCCCGTTGCCCGGAACCGAGCCGCCGCGCGACTGTTCGCGCTGCCCGCGACTGGTTGCGCTGCGGCAGGAATGTCAGGCCGAGCACCCGGACTGGTGGAATGCGCCGGTCCCCGCCTTCGGCGATCCCGATGCGTGGCTGGCGCTGGCGGGACTGGCGCCGGGCAAGCATGGGGCGAACCGGACGGGCAGGCCGTTCACCGGCGACTATGCGGGCGACCTGTTGTTCAGGGCGCTCGCGGCGTTCGGGCTGAGCCGGGGTGATTATGACGCGCGGATCGACGATGGGCTTACACTCGATGGCGCGATCATCGTCAACAGCGTCAAATGCCTGCCGCCGCAGAACAAGCCGGCACCGGCGGAAATCGCGAACTGTCGGCCGTTCTTCGAGCGCCAGCTGGCCGCTCTGCCGAAGGTGCGGGTGATCGTCGCGCTTGGGCGGATCGCGCATGTTGCGGTGCTGCGGGCGACGGGCGCGCGCCTTGCCGCGCATCCGTTCGCGCATGGCGCGGTCCATGCGTTGCCCGATGGGCGGCATCTGGTCGATAGCTATCATTGCTCGCGCTACAACACGAACACCGGGCGGCTGACGCCGGAGATGTTCGCCGACGTCTTTCGGACGGCGCTGGCATTGCACGAAGAGGGCGTTTGA
- the folK gene encoding 2-amino-4-hydroxy-6-hydroxymethyldihydropteridine diphosphokinase, which yields MSDARPLPLYAIGLGSNRRHARHGDPRAVLLAALAALESDDIEAVDASPIIASDPIGPSRRRYANAVALVASDLSPPEMLERLQAIEARFGRRTGQRWGSRTLDLDILLWSGGAWSDAGLTIPHPALAHRAFVLGPLRAIVPQWRHPLHARSIRQLAARLVRPKPVDRRAAAH from the coding sequence ATGAGCGATGCAAGGCCGCTGCCCCTCTATGCGATCGGCCTCGGGTCGAATCGCCGCCACGCGCGCCATGGCGACCCTCGCGCCGTGCTGCTCGCCGCGCTCGCCGCGCTCGAAAGCGATGACATAGAGGCTGTCGACGCCAGCCCGATCATCGCCAGCGATCCCATCGGCCCCTCGCGCCGCCGCTATGCCAATGCCGTCGCGCTCGTCGCGTCGGACCTGAGCCCCCCCGAAATGCTCGAACGGTTGCAGGCGATCGAGGCGCGTTTCGGCCGTCGCACCGGTCAACGCTGGGGCTCGCGCACACTCGACCTCGACATATTGCTCTGGTCGGGCGGCGCCTGGTCCGACGCCGGGCTGACCATCCCCCACCCTGCGCTCGCGCACCGCGCGTTCGTGCTCGGCCCGCTCCGCGCGATCGTGCCCCAATGGCGCCACCCGCTCCACGCGCGCAGCATCCGCCAGCTCGCCGCGCGGCTCGTCCGTCCAAAGCCGGTTGACCGCCGCGCCGCAGCGCACTAG
- a CDS encoding NAD-dependent epimerase/dehydratase family protein, producing MSTLITGAAGFIGMQVAAALLRRGEAVVGIDNFTPYYSVELKRARVARLDAGFGGLFTFIDGDFGDAAALAGALAGQRIDRIVHLGAQPGVRYSLENPAAYVHSNIAGHVNILELARHRAVSHLVYASSSSVYGMRADTPFRVADRADTPISLYAATKRADELLSETYAHLFRIPLTGLRFFTVYGPWGRPDMAVWKFTEAVLQGRPIDVYNHGDMRRDFTFVDDIVNGVVLALDHPPADDHREKPGGFTTPHRLYNIGNNRSERLTDMIAIIEQACGRKAELNLLPMQAGDVYQTAADIDDIQRDLGFAPTTPISVGIPAFVDWYRTDWLSRKA from the coding sequence TTGTCGACGCTGATTACGGGCGCTGCCGGATTCATCGGGATGCAGGTCGCGGCGGCTTTGCTTCGCCGCGGTGAGGCGGTTGTCGGGATCGACAATTTCACGCCCTATTATTCGGTCGAACTCAAGCGCGCGCGCGTCGCGCGGCTCGACGCCGGTTTTGGTGGCCTGTTCACCTTCATCGACGGCGATTTTGGTGACGCTGCGGCGCTCGCCGGTGCGCTGGCGGGCCAAAGGATCGACCGGATCGTCCATCTTGGTGCCCAGCCCGGCGTGCGCTATTCGCTCGAAAATCCGGCGGCATATGTCCATTCCAACATCGCGGGGCACGTCAACATCCTCGAACTTGCGCGACATCGTGCGGTTTCGCATCTTGTCTATGCCTCCTCCTCGTCGGTCTACGGCATGCGCGCCGACACGCCCTTTCGCGTCGCCGACCGCGCCGATACGCCGATTTCGCTCTACGCGGCGACCAAGCGTGCCGACGAATTGCTGAGCGAAACCTATGCGCATCTGTTCCGCATTCCCCTGACCGGCCTTCGCTTCTTCACCGTCTATGGCCCGTGGGGTCGCCCCGACATGGCGGTGTGGAAATTTACCGAGGCGGTGCTGCAAGGTCGACCGATAGACGTCTATAATCACGGCGATATGCGCCGCGATTTCACCTTTGTCGACGATATTGTGAACGGCGTCGTCCTCGCGCTCGACCACCCGCCCGCCGACGATCATCGCGAGAAGCCGGGCGGCTTCACGACCCCGCACCGGCTATACAATATCGGCAACAACCGGTCGGAAAGGCTGACCGACATGATTGCCATCATCGAACAGGCGTGCGGGCGCAAGGCCGAGCTCAACCTGCTGCCGATGCAGGCGGGCGACGTGTACCAGACCGCAGCCGATATCGACGACATCCAGCGCGACCTCGGCTTTGCGCCGACGACGCCGATTTCGGTCGGTATCCCCGCCTTTGTCGACTGGTATCGAACCGACTGGCTGTCGCGAAAGGCATAG
- a CDS encoding NrsF family protein yields MIDGLVGEAEPVPPRKLVRGLLWTATGWLVGAALFLWLRSGAAGVSIVALHCVDENLIHIALWHGLAVVVSAVAGRLILPRFLRW; encoded by the coding sequence TTGATCGATGGACTGGTTGGCGAAGCGGAGCCGGTGCCGCCGAGGAAATTGGTTCGGGGGCTGCTCTGGACGGCGACCGGCTGGCTTGTCGGCGCAGCGCTGTTCCTGTGGCTCAGGTCGGGTGCGGCGGGCGTATCGATCGTTGCGCTGCATTGCGTCGACGAGAATCTCATTCACATCGCGCTGTGGCACGGTTTGGCCGTCGTCGTCTCGGCGGTCGCCGGGCGGCTGATTCTGCCACGCTTCCTGCGCTGGTGA
- a CDS encoding sigma factor-like helix-turn-helix DNA-binding protein, with the protein MLRRRRDEAELGDHDAAVGAKDEAVHARFSIDRLMTLVPPGQAQAITLVKIEGASIAEASQICGQSKSLVKVNIHRGLKKLTQLVERG; encoded by the coding sequence ATGCTGCGCCGCCGGCGCGACGAGGCCGAACTCGGCGACCATGACGCAGCGGTCGGGGCAAAGGACGAGGCGGTCCACGCGCGGTTCAGCATCGACCGGCTGATGACATTGGTGCCACCCGGCCAGGCGCAGGCGATCACCCTCGTCAAGATCGAGGGCGCGTCGATCGCCGAAGCATCGCAAATCTGTGGCCAGAGCAAGTCTCTGGTCAAGGTCAACATTCACCGCGGCCTCAAAAAGCTCACGCAACTGGTTGAACGTGGATGA
- a CDS encoding HvfC/BufC N-terminal domain-containing protein, producing the protein MPDGDQAAVAATLLHGPRHLPPGLFAGTEATVLRGLRVHANTISHARLVALEETFPRLREHLGAADFNRLSRAFVEAGGAERRGLADIGAGFADWLDDALAADIARVEWAWLESYHAADAGALRLADLAGDDEAALLARPVRRHPAARIVPLATGAAPCLDPAFAPDTAAILITRPDAEVRLFAAHPADAAALDAAAQFSPLGSLIALLDEEHPGGGGAIAALIDAGAFEEVAP; encoded by the coding sequence ATGCCTGACGGCGATCAGGCAGCGGTGGCGGCGACATTGCTTCACGGCCCGCGGCACCTGCCGCCCGGCCTGTTCGCGGGGACCGAGGCGACGGTGCTGCGCGGGCTGCGCGTCCACGCCAACACCATCTCGCACGCGCGCCTTGTCGCGCTCGAAGAGACATTTCCGCGCCTCCGCGAGCATCTCGGCGCTGCGGACTTCAATCGCCTGTCGCGCGCCTTTGTCGAAGCGGGCGGGGCGGAGCGGCGCGGGCTCGCCGACATCGGCGCGGGATTTGCCGATTGGCTCGACGATGCGCTCGCTGCCGACATTGCGCGCGTCGAATGGGCATGGCTCGAAAGCTATCATGCCGCCGACGCTGGCGCGCTGCGGCTCGCCGATCTCGCCGGGGATGACGAGGCCGCGCTGCTGGCGAGGCCGGTTCGCCGTCATCCCGCCGCAAGGATCGTGCCGCTTGCGACCGGCGCCGCGCCGTGCCTCGACCCCGCCTTCGCGCCCGACACGGCGGCGATCCTCATAACCCGACCCGATGCCGAGGTCCGGTTGTTCGCCGCGCATCCGGCCGATGCCGCGGCGCTGGACGCCGCCGCACAATTCTCGCCGCTCGGCAGCCTGATCGCGCTGCTCGATGAAGAGCATCCCGGCGGCGGCGGCGCGATCGCGGCGCTGATCGACGCCGGGGCTTTTGAAGAGGTGGCTCCATGA
- a CDS encoding MNIO family bufferin maturase, with protein sequence MTPASLQTLPPRAGIGLKARHYADVLAAAERGAAPAWAEVHPQNYFGAGGPPHRWLTAIADIVPISFHSVGLSLGSAAGVDRDELDALARLCDRYRPAMVSDHLSWSNTERDKFPDLLPIPYTDAALDHFVREVGRVQDRLGRPILIENPSRYLAYVGDGWDEVSFLHELCCRSGCGLLLDINNVEVSAFNLDFDPLSWLDTIDPAFVGEIHVAGHAVKDDGVGGRIAIDDHGSSVRDSCWTLLDRFLRRAGPCPVLVEWDSDVPEYTVLMAEAARADALLEPVDA encoded by the coding sequence TTGACTCCCGCCTCGCTCCAGACGCTGCCGCCGCGCGCCGGTATCGGGCTCAAGGCCCGGCATTATGCCGATGTGCTGGCCGCGGCGGAGCGGGGCGCGGCGCCCGCCTGGGCCGAAGTCCACCCCCAAAACTACTTCGGCGCGGGCGGGCCGCCGCATCGCTGGCTTACCGCGATCGCGGATATTGTTCCGATCAGCTTCCATTCGGTCGGCCTGTCGTTGGGCTCGGCAGCAGGCGTCGACCGCGACGAACTCGACGCGCTTGCGCGTCTTTGCGACCGTTACCGGCCCGCGATGGTGTCCGACCATCTGAGCTGGAGCAACACCGAGCGCGACAAGTTTCCCGACCTGCTTCCCATTCCCTACACCGATGCCGCGCTCGATCATTTCGTCCGCGAGGTCGGCCGCGTGCAGGACCGGCTCGGCCGCCCGATCCTCATCGAAAATCCCTCGCGCTATCTGGCCTATGTGGGCGACGGCTGGGACGAGGTTTCCTTTCTCCATGAACTTTGCTGCCGCAGCGGCTGCGGCCTGTTGCTCGATATCAACAATGTCGAGGTGTCGGCTTTCAACCTGGACTTCGATCCGCTGTCATGGCTCGACACGATCGACCCCGCGTTCGTCGGCGAAATCCACGTCGCGGGTCATGCGGTGAAGGACGACGGCGTCGGCGGCCGGATCGCCATCGACGATCATGGTTCCTCGGTGCGCGATAGCTGCTGGACGCTGCTCGACCGCTTCCTTCGCCGCGCAGGGCCGTGCCCCGTTCTTGTCGAATGGGACAGCGATGTGCCCGAATACACCGTGTTGATGGCCGAGGCAGCAAGGGCCGATGCCTTGCTGGAGCCCGTTGATGCCTGA
- a CDS encoding BufA1 family periplasmic bufferin-type metallophore: protein MTNSLKLSLAASAVLALAAGNAFTGTAIAAEGAKGAKEKCYGVALKGKNDCAAGPGTSCAGTSTVDYQGNAWKYVAKGTCEKMGGTLTAHKGNAKPVPKKG, encoded by the coding sequence ATGACCAATTCGCTGAAACTGTCGCTCGCCGCCTCGGCGGTGCTCGCGCTCGCCGCGGGCAACGCCTTCACCGGCACCGCCATCGCTGCCGAAGGCGCCAAGGGCGCCAAGGAAAAATGCTATGGCGTCGCGCTCAAGGGCAAGAATGACTGCGCCGCCGGTCCGGGCACGAGTTGCGCCGGCACGTCGACCGTCGATTATCAGGGCAACGCCTGGAAATATGTCGCCAAGGGCACATGCGAAAAGATGGGCGGAACGCTGACCGCGCACAAGGGCAACGCCAAGCCGGTGCCGAAGAAGGGCTGA
- the galE gene encoding UDP-glucose 4-epimerase GalE, producing the protein MNIFLTGGAGYIGSHVAATLAAAGHRVTCFDNLSNSDAAVIDRLEAITGAVIPLVVGDIRDGDALRRAMRGHAIEAVIHFAGLKAVGESVAEPIRYYDNNVRGTLSLIEAMIDCHVKRLVFSSSATVYGEPQYLPLDEDHPTAATNPYGRTKLMIEEMLADIAAADPEWRIAILRYFNPVGAHDSGLIGENPNGIPNNLMPFISRVAAGKLKELSVFGDDYDTPDGTGVRDYIHVVDLAAGHAAALDAIAGADRPLSIWNLGTGQGYSVFDIIRAFERVNGVAIPYRIAPRRAGDVASCFASPERAARELGWAAERDLDAMCASSWRFERMLATRNAE; encoded by the coding sequence ATGAACATCTTTCTCACCGGCGGCGCCGGATATATCGGCAGTCACGTCGCGGCGACGCTGGCGGCGGCCGGCCACCGGGTGACCTGTTTCGACAATCTGTCGAACAGCGACGCGGCGGTGATCGACCGGCTGGAGGCGATCACCGGCGCGGTGATCCCGCTGGTCGTCGGCGACATCCGCGACGGCGACGCGCTGCGCCGCGCGATGCGCGGCCACGCGATCGAGGCGGTGATCCATTTTGCGGGGCTGAAGGCGGTCGGCGAATCGGTCGCCGAGCCGATCCGCTATTATGACAATAATGTGCGCGGCACGCTGTCGCTGATCGAAGCGATGATCGACTGTCATGTGAAACGCCTCGTCTTTTCGTCGAGCGCCACCGTCTATGGCGAGCCGCAATATCTTCCGCTCGACGAGGATCACCCGACTGCGGCAACCAATCCCTATGGCCGCACCAAGCTGATGATCGAGGAGATGCTGGCTGACATTGCCGCCGCGGACCCCGAATGGCGGATCGCCATCCTGCGTTATTTCAATCCCGTCGGCGCGCACGACAGCGGGCTGATCGGCGAAAATCCCAATGGCATTCCGAACAATCTGATGCCCTTCATCAGCCGTGTCGCGGCGGGCAAGCTCAAGGAGTTGTCGGTGTTCGGCGACGATTATGACACGCCCGACGGTACCGGGGTGCGCGATTATATCCATGTCGTCGATCTGGCGGCCGGACACGCGGCGGCGCTGGACGCTATTGCCGGCGCCGACCGGCCGCTGTCGATCTGGAACCTCGGCACCGGTCAGGGCTATTCGGTGTTCGACATCATCCGCGCGTTCGAGCGCGTGAACGGCGTCGCCATCCCCTATCGCATCGCGCCGCGCCGCGCGGGCGATGTCGCGAGTTGCTTCGCGAGCCCCGAGCGCGCCGCGCGCGAGCTTGGCTGGGCGGCCGAGCGCGATCTGGATGCCATGTGCGCGTCGAGCTGGCGCTTCGAGCGGATGCTCGCGACACGCAACGCCGAGTAA